A section of the Selenomonadales bacterium genome encodes:
- a CDS encoding ATP-binding protein, which produces MSFLEDTQVLQVLRGFNPWWRSGGWANPPPAFRRTAFHRTWRLLTQAQVRRPVFLSGSHRVGKTTILRQLAEALLADGLAPYQLLYVPLDHPVLELTPLNRLIEIYRTQILGGAEQGVLLLDEITHAEDWSAWLKHTALLWPNYRIAACGSVSAEASLQYGGFTTIAVPPLSFAEYAHMRGMAPSVPCALLELPALPRTSQQQLLHSLAMLEPHFLRYLLQGGYPETALLDDTALAHELLREQCVDRVLRHDIARNAGIRNVRDLEKVFVYLCVHAGESLGQEAMARSLQLSRVTLSSYLHALESAQLILPAHQVDHLSHRVPKSRSKYYVADAALRNAVLLRGEDCLSDPNYLASLAEGCLFRHLSTHFSRAVIGYWRTPRRGLELSMAVMLPERPALAAQLKFRERPEILGSDPLLEFAKLHPDTPCFFVTKSSLDYGPYANSARYFRLPAYMLLYMLGLGQG; this is translated from the coding sequence GTGAGCTTTCTGGAGGACACCCAGGTACTCCAGGTACTGCGCGGCTTTAACCCGTGGTGGCGTAGCGGCGGTTGGGCTAATCCCCCACCCGCGTTCAGGCGCACTGCGTTTCACCGCACGTGGCGCCTACTCACACAGGCACAGGTTCGCCGCCCCGTATTTCTTAGCGGCTCGCACCGCGTCGGCAAGACAACTATACTCCGGCAACTAGCAGAAGCGCTGCTTGCCGACGGCCTCGCCCCCTACCAGCTGCTTTATGTCCCCCTAGACCACCCCGTACTTGAATTGACGCCACTTAACCGCCTAATTGAAATCTACCGCACGCAGATTCTCGGCGGTGCCGAGCAGGGCGTGCTACTTCTGGACGAAATCACACATGCCGAGGACTGGTCGGCCTGGCTAAAGCATACCGCTTTGCTCTGGCCTAATTACCGCATCGCCGCATGTGGAAGTGTCTCTGCCGAAGCCTCGCTCCAATACGGGGGTTTCACAACGATTGCCGTCCCGCCGCTTTCGTTTGCGGAGTACGCTCATATGCGGGGCATGGCGCCTTCCGTGCCATGCGCGCTCCTAGAGCTCCCCGCACTGCCGCGCACATCACAGCAGCAACTCCTGCACTCACTGGCGATGCTTGAGCCGCACTTCCTGCGTTACCTGCTGCAAGGCGGCTACCCCGAGACTGCTCTGCTAGACGATACCGCCCTCGCACACGAACTCCTGCGCGAGCAGTGCGTTGACCGCGTGCTCCGGCACGACATAGCCCGTAACGCAGGCATTCGCAACGTGCGCGACCTCGAGAAAGTATTTGTCTACCTGTGTGTGCATGCGGGGGAGAGCTTAGGGCAGGAGGCCATGGCCCGGAGCCTGCAGCTTTCGCGCGTAACCCTTTCTAGCTACTTGCACGCGCTTGAGTCCGCGCAGCTTATTTTGCCTGCCCACCAAGTAGACCACTTGAGCCATCGCGTGCCTAAGTCGCGCAGCAAATACTACGTCGCCGATGCGGCGTTGCGCAATGCGGTGCTTCTGCGCGGTGAGGACTGCTTATCTGACCCAAACTATCTGGCGTCGTTGGCTGAGGGATGCCTGTTTCGCCATCTTAGCACACACTTTAGCCGCGCGGTAATCGGCTATTGGCGCACGCCGCGCCGCGGCCTAGAACTGAGCATGGCGGTTATGCTGCCGGAGCGGCCGGCCTTAGCCGCGCAGCTTAAGTTTCGCGAGCGCCCGGAGATTCTCGGCAGCGACCCGTTGCTTGAGTTTGCTAAGCTTCACCCCGACACCCCTTGCTTCTTTGTCACCAAAAGTAGCCTAGACTACGGACCATACGCTAATTCCGCGCGCTACTTCCGACTGCCGGCCTACATGTTGCTCTACATGTTAGGCTTAGGGCAGGGGTAG
- a CDS encoding radical SAM protein, whose product MFKLIYADKHGQVFEDENYGAVMRTGGMLVEPEQEDMIPLPPGASFVVLPGREAAAIDRRGRIVPYARMGAQAVAALLPQGYLRTLLPGYRKTQETLPLFGYTGVAWSRGRFYVAAVPAAASNDLTRWDPSLFNTPELAELIAKRRKEFGSNRVLAQLIHCAESYGCFTAQNMLYRRFEAGLPISPRCNANCVGCISLQASECCPAPQARIDFVPTADEAAALAVGHLTGGGDTVSFGQGCEGEPLLESTLAAKIVCAVRGQTKLGRINMNTNAGNFAGLREVVDAGIDSLRVSLNSPRPEYYDPYYRQQSYDLDDVVQGIKYARSRGVYVSLNLLVMPGVSDRSEEVAALQRFVRETGVNQVQFRNLNIDPDLYLGLLPEAKGELLGMRSLLQAVRETGVSVR is encoded by the coding sequence ATGTTTAAGCTTATCTACGCCGATAAACACGGTCAAGTCTTTGAGGACGAAAACTACGGTGCCGTCATGCGTACAGGCGGTATGCTTGTCGAGCCAGAGCAAGAAGACATGATTCCCCTGCCGCCGGGAGCGAGTTTTGTCGTGCTGCCGGGAAGAGAGGCGGCGGCCATCGACCGCCGCGGGCGCATCGTGCCCTATGCGCGCATGGGTGCCCAGGCCGTTGCCGCCCTGCTGCCGCAGGGTTATTTGCGCACGCTCCTCCCGGGGTATCGCAAAACGCAGGAAACACTTCCCCTGTTTGGTTACACAGGCGTGGCCTGGTCGCGCGGGCGGTTCTATGTGGCGGCCGTGCCAGCTGCTGCTAGCAACGACCTTACGCGGTGGGACCCAAGCCTGTTTAACACCCCCGAGCTGGCAGAGCTTATCGCTAAGCGCCGAAAGGAGTTTGGCTCTAACCGCGTTCTGGCGCAGCTTATCCACTGTGCAGAGAGCTACGGCTGTTTTACCGCGCAAAACATGCTGTATCGCCGGTTTGAGGCCGGGCTCCCTATCTCGCCCCGCTGCAACGCAAACTGCGTCGGCTGCATCTCACTGCAGGCATCCGAGTGCTGTCCAGCCCCGCAGGCGCGCATCGACTTTGTTCCCACCGCAGATGAAGCGGCGGCCTTGGCCGTCGGGCATCTGACAGGCGGAGGCGACACCGTTAGTTTCGGCCAAGGGTGCGAGGGTGAGCCGCTGCTTGAGAGCACGCTAGCCGCTAAAATTGTGTGTGCGGTTCGCGGGCAAACTAAGCTCGGCCGCATAAATATGAACACCAATGCAGGAAATTTTGCCGGCCTGCGCGAAGTCGTAGATGCAGGCATCGACTCGCTGCGCGTAAGCTTAAACTCCCCGCGTCCGGAGTATTACGACCCCTACTACCGGCAGCAAAGCTACGACCTTGACGACGTGGTGCAGGGCATCAAGTATGCGCGAAGCCGCGGCGTGTATGTCTCGCTTAATCTTCTTGTTATGCCCGGCGTATCGGACCGCAGCGAAGAGGTTGCGGCTCTGCAGCGGTTTGTCCGGGAGACCGGCGTCAACCAGGTGCAGTTTCGCAACCTTAACATCGACCCTGACTTGTATCTTGGGCTACTGCCCGAGGCTAAGGGAGAGCTTCTGGGCATGCGGAGCTTATTGCAGGCGGTGCGGGAAACCGGGGTTTCCGTGCGCTAG
- a CDS encoding response regulator transcription factor → MRKIHVVEDEQGVRELLMRYLEHEGYRVFPHASGEGVLEAIAQHGADLIVLDIMLPGIDGLELCKRIRAKHSTPIIFVSARSEEFDRILGIELGGDDYLVKPFSPRELLARIKAIFRRIEQQGSEPGTTQHLDLTLDLAARVARVDGVTLELTNKEFELLKYLIENKGRAFTREQLLTAVWGYSYVGDSRSVDDLVRRIRKKLDGVSAVEVTTVWGYGYRVNA, encoded by the coding sequence ATGCGCAAGATTCACGTGGTTGAAGACGAACAGGGAGTACGCGAGCTCCTAATGCGGTACCTCGAGCATGAGGGGTACCGCGTTTTTCCACATGCCAGTGGCGAAGGCGTCCTAGAGGCGATTGCGCAACACGGCGCAGACTTAATCGTGCTGGACATCATGCTCCCCGGGATAGACGGGCTCGAGCTCTGCAAACGCATACGCGCCAAGCATTCCACCCCTATCATTTTTGTCTCGGCGCGCAGCGAAGAGTTCGACCGCATTTTGGGGATTGAGCTTGGCGGCGACGACTATCTTGTAAAGCCGTTTAGCCCGCGCGAGCTTTTGGCCCGCATAAAGGCTATTTTTCGGCGCATCGAACAGCAAGGCTCGGAGCCGGGCACGACCCAGCACCTTGACCTCACGCTTGACCTTGCCGCCCGTGTTGCGCGGGTAGACGGAGTTACCCTCGAATTAACGAACAAGGAGTTTGAGCTCCTCAAGTACTTAATCGAGAACAAGGGGCGCGCCTTTACGCGGGAGCAGCTTCTGACGGCGGTGTGGGGGTACTCGTATGTAGGAGACAGCCGCTCCGTCGACGACTTGGTGCGGCGCATTCGCAAGAAGCTCGACGGCGTCTCGGCAGTGGAAGTGACGACCGTGTGGGGCTACGGGTATAGGGTCAATGCGTAG
- a CDS encoding glycosyltransferase — MKVLHFGSYWMGENDIVALMAKDLATMCEAKLVDTRLYTGQPSPWVAKDADPHFHSVNWLRDDRVREVVASFEPAVVVCNAGAMSLTPSMHLELRAQGIVTVGIALSDPDVFAAQGKLYANLFDLYYTNAAASIQDYAQIGVKARLLPFAASAGFHRPLPDVKRKYDVIIVGHARADRLPVVAELDKHFRVGLYGKGWRRWGILPRGRQVNGDEQVRALNSGKAYVSFAQTVAGYTNVKVGLFEAVACGTPVFTQVFPEMEKYFAYEREIIGFSSLPELVEKLRYYLSRPVELAQVAQNARERLLCEHTWVHRWEQVLADVRAHAEGCR; from the coding sequence ATGAAAGTCCTTCACTTCGGCAGCTACTGGATGGGCGAAAACGATATTGTCGCTCTAATGGCCAAAGACCTCGCCACTATGTGCGAGGCCAAGCTTGTCGATACTCGACTGTACACTGGCCAGCCCTCGCCGTGGGTGGCCAAAGATGCCGACCCGCACTTTCACAGCGTAAATTGGCTGCGGGATGACCGCGTGCGCGAGGTTGTCGCGTCTTTTGAGCCCGCTGTCGTCGTCTGCAACGCCGGCGCGATGAGCCTAACGCCTAGTATGCACCTAGAGCTACGCGCGCAGGGCATCGTCACCGTGGGAATTGCGTTGTCAGACCCTGATGTCTTTGCCGCACAAGGCAAGCTCTACGCTAATCTCTTTGACCTATACTACACTAATGCAGCCGCGTCGATTCAGGATTATGCCCAGATCGGGGTTAAGGCCAGACTGCTGCCGTTTGCCGCCTCTGCGGGGTTTCACCGCCCGCTGCCGGATGTCAAGCGCAAGTACGATGTAATTATCGTAGGGCACGCCCGCGCCGACCGCCTGCCCGTGGTCGCCGAGTTGGACAAGCACTTTAGGGTCGGCCTATACGGCAAGGGGTGGCGTCGCTGGGGCATACTGCCGCGCGGCCGCCAAGTAAACGGCGATGAGCAAGTGCGCGCCTTAAACAGCGGCAAAGCATACGTTTCATTTGCGCAGACCGTCGCCGGTTACACCAACGTCAAAGTAGGCCTGTTTGAAGCGGTCGCCTGCGGCACGCCGGTTTTTACGCAGGTGTTCCCCGAAATGGAGAAATACTTTGCTTATGAGAGAGAGATTATCGGATTTAGCTCCCTGCCGGAGCTGGTAGAAAAGCTACGCTACTATTTGTCCCGCCCAGTCGAGCTCGCCCAAGTAGCCCAAAACGCCCGCGAACGCCTGCTCTGCGAGCACACCTGGGTACACCGCTGGGAACAAGTTTTGGCCGACGTAAGGGCCCACGCGGAGGGATGTCGTTGA
- a CDS encoding MBL fold metallo-hydrolase, producing MRLTFVGGCDTVTGSCYLLEAGGTRLLIDCGMFQGGKDERSRNEEPFPFAPQSLDGVLLTHAHIDHSGLLPKLVKDGFAGQIITTRASVSLAQLMLRDSAHIQESEAEWLNRKGKRAGSVDVEPLYTLEDAERCLERFAGVSYGASREVAPHITVRFLDAGHILGSSIIELYVREEGRERKLVFSGDLGEEGRPIVADPTIVESADYLVMEATYGNRLHEETEKRREKIRDIILLAVKDREKVIIPAFAVGRTQDVLYEINGLYRDGQIPLIPVYIDSPLAISATLVFRQYQEDYDEETRALLKRNMSPFDYPGLRFTRTVEESKALNESTETCVIISASGMCEAGRIKHHLKHSLWREGAHILFVGYQAEGTLGRRIKDGANKINILGEEIAVRANIHSIEGLSAHADRAGLFKWVSGIKNQPQAVFITHGEATPRAEFAALLHAELGLRALVPSCGEQYDLREAAVLVTTGTRQAVPPKAADDLERLWRRARKSLARALQAGTRREAREAQRLTEKLENLLRKIVADEAKGTELFASHKRRSP from the coding sequence ATGAGGTTAACTTTTGTCGGTGGCTGTGACACGGTCACCGGGTCATGCTACTTGCTTGAGGCAGGCGGAACGCGGCTGCTTATTGACTGTGGCATGTTTCAAGGAGGCAAGGACGAGAGATCGCGCAATGAGGAACCTTTTCCTTTTGCGCCACAGTCGCTTGATGGCGTGCTGCTGACCCACGCTCACATCGACCACAGCGGCCTTCTGCCAAAATTAGTTAAAGACGGTTTCGCAGGCCAGATAATTACCACGCGAGCTAGCGTCAGCCTCGCTCAACTTATGCTGAGGGACTCCGCCCATATCCAAGAATCTGAAGCAGAGTGGCTGAACCGCAAGGGCAAGCGCGCCGGTTCTGTGGACGTAGAACCCCTCTACACACTAGAGGACGCCGAACGCTGCCTAGAGCGCTTTGCGGGCGTGAGTTACGGCGCCTCCCGCGAAGTCGCGCCCCACATAACCGTGCGCTTTCTTGACGCCGGGCACATTTTGGGTTCGAGCATTATTGAGCTCTATGTGCGCGAGGAAGGCCGCGAGCGAAAACTTGTGTTCTCCGGCGACCTTGGGGAAGAGGGCAGGCCTATTGTTGCCGACCCGACGATAGTTGAATCAGCAGATTATCTGGTCATGGAGGCCACTTACGGCAATCGCCTGCACGAAGAGACCGAGAAGCGCCGCGAAAAAATCCGCGACATTATTTTGCTGGCTGTTAAAGACCGCGAAAAAGTGATTATTCCGGCCTTTGCCGTCGGCAGGACGCAAGACGTGCTGTACGAAATAAATGGTCTGTACCGCGACGGGCAGATTCCTCTCATACCGGTGTATATTGACAGCCCGCTGGCTATATCCGCAACTCTGGTCTTTCGCCAGTACCAAGAGGATTACGATGAGGAAACGCGTGCGCTGCTTAAGCGCAACATGTCCCCCTTTGATTACCCCGGGCTCCGCTTTACGCGCACGGTGGAAGAGAGCAAAGCGCTAAACGAGTCGACCGAGACCTGCGTCATTATCTCCGCTAGCGGCATGTGTGAGGCCGGTCGCATTAAACACCACCTAAAGCACAGTCTGTGGCGTGAAGGCGCGCATATTCTGTTTGTCGGCTACCAAGCCGAGGGCACGTTAGGCAGGCGCATCAAGGACGGAGCAAACAAGATTAACATTTTGGGCGAGGAAATAGCCGTGCGCGCTAACATCCATAGCATTGAGGGCCTGTCGGCGCATGCAGACCGGGCAGGGCTCTTCAAATGGGTGAGCGGCATAAAGAATCAGCCGCAGGCCGTCTTTATTACACACGGTGAGGCGACCCCAAGAGCCGAGTTCGCCGCGCTGCTGCACGCTGAACTGGGGCTGAGAGCCCTCGTGCCGAGCTGTGGCGAGCAGTATGACCTGCGCGAGGCAGCGGTTCTGGTTACTACAGGCACGCGACAGGCTGTACCGCCCAAAGCAGCGGATGACCTCGAGCGGCTGTGGCGCCGTGCTCGAAAGTCTTTAGCGCGTGCTTTGCAGGCAGGCACTCGCAGAGAGGCGCGCGAGGCACAGCGCCTGACCGAAAAGCTCGAGAATCTCCTCCGCAAGATTGTGGCAGATGAAGCAAAAGGGACGGAGCTTTTTGCTTCACACAAAAGGCGATCCCCATGA
- a CDS encoding M23 family metallopeptidase — protein sequence MSSSHLRRVLACSVFVALSSVLPLSALAPEYSTAYLVIYDQDLSAVQAPTPASEAPTTTTTPMTTITTITPTTPTAPTTPTSPSQSKPTPEPAAGVGGPSPLTHVVARGDTLSGIAARYNTTVQRIRALNSLTNPHMLRPGQTLLLVEKPPEPRRHRVRSGENLSLIAANHGVTVAAIVDLNDLREVDHLSIGQVLNIPAAAAVTGQARSPSSASGMIWPVTGQITSYFGPRWGTRHTGLDIAAPTGTEIRAVRAGRVEKAGWWGGYGNCVIINHGNGVRTLYAHASRLLVKRGDRVVQGQVIARVGSTGNSTGPHVHFEVRVDDRFKDPLNFLP from the coding sequence TTGTCGAGTTCACACTTGCGTAGGGTATTAGCTTGCTCGGTTTTTGTGGCGCTTAGCAGCGTTTTGCCACTGTCTGCACTGGCGCCGGAATACAGCACGGCTTACTTGGTGATTTACGACCAAGACTTGTCCGCTGTACAAGCCCCAACCCCTGCGAGCGAGGCACCGACTACCACCACTACCCCCATGACCACCATTACCACCATTACCCCTACTACGCCTACTGCGCCCACTACGCCTACGAGTCCCTCCCAGAGCAAACCCACCCCAGAACCGGCAGCCGGTGTAGGCGGCCCGTCACCGCTGACGCATGTGGTGGCGCGCGGAGACACTCTGTCCGGCATTGCGGCGCGGTATAACACGACCGTACAGCGCATCAGGGCGCTCAATTCGCTGACAAACCCCCACATGCTGCGCCCTGGTCAGACGCTTCTTTTAGTGGAGAAGCCGCCTGAGCCGCGCCGGCATAGAGTACGTTCGGGTGAAAACCTCTCTCTTATTGCCGCTAACCACGGCGTCACGGTGGCGGCCATCGTTGATCTAAACGACCTCAGGGAGGTCGATCACTTAAGTATCGGGCAAGTTCTGAACATCCCGGCGGCGGCAGCGGTAACAGGGCAGGCGCGCAGCCCAAGTAGCGCCTCCGGCATGATTTGGCCGGTTACTGGCCAGATTACGAGCTATTTTGGTCCGCGCTGGGGCACGCGCCACACCGGGCTTGATATTGCCGCCCCGACAGGCACCGAGATTCGCGCCGTGCGCGCCGGGCGGGTAGAAAAGGCCGGCTGGTGGGGCGGGTACGGCAACTGCGTGATTATTAACCACGGCAACGGGGTAAGAACGCTTTACGCCCACGCCTCGCGCCTGCTAGTTAAGCGCGGCGACCGCGTAGTGCAGGGACAAGTGATAGCGCGCGTGGGCAGCACCGGAAACTCGACCGGGCCGCATGTGCACTTCGAAGTGCGTGTGGACGACCGCTTTAAGGACCCGCTTAATTTTCTTCCATAG
- a CDS encoding HAMP domain-containing histidine kinase has protein sequence MRRLSLAQKIALTNTVFALLACLMLALSANVMLRRYLIQSAQTELHRVATIMAGTLDAPMPMHGVMRFRAAHRMVGAELVWVSLQGRILASSSVAFPVGAFVNVPLKDLARMTRAERWHLQTDEHVYALAELPGTRGFLMAVAPLRELRAITAGIMSIFIPISVVVVLAGTLLGSFWTGKISKPVQSLASAAHQVANGNYRAVPRLAGDDEIAELSHALYAMALQLQAGEEAQREFVQNASHELKTPLMNIQGYAEALKDGIYSGDEAAKCLDVIARETVRMQKLVNDMIYLSTITSRPERLVKEDVRLCDLFGAAEESTRGIVVEAGRELLVTEPPDIVLAGDFDKLVRALTNLIANATRYARQRIELSAGVKGSAVTITVRDDGPGIDPALGEQAFERFSRGEGGQTGLGLAIVKAIVVSHSGTITVTNDHGAVFTITLRV, from the coding sequence ATGCGTAGACTCAGCCTGGCGCAGAAAATCGCACTGACGAATACGGTGTTTGCGCTGCTAGCTTGCCTGATGCTCGCCTTAAGCGCCAACGTCATGCTGCGGCGCTACTTGATTCAGAGCGCGCAGACTGAACTCCACCGCGTCGCCACCATAATGGCAGGCACACTTGACGCGCCTATGCCCATGCATGGGGTGATGCGCTTTCGGGCGGCGCACCGCATGGTGGGGGCTGAGCTGGTGTGGGTGTCGCTGCAGGGGCGCATTCTGGCCAGCAGCAGTGTGGCTTTTCCTGTGGGGGCATTTGTTAACGTGCCCCTTAAAGACTTGGCACGCATGACGCGGGCAGAGCGCTGGCATCTGCAAACCGACGAGCACGTCTACGCTTTGGCGGAACTGCCGGGTACGCGCGGTTTTCTGATGGCCGTAGCACCTCTACGAGAACTGCGGGCGATTACGGCCGGCATTATGTCCATATTTATTCCGATTTCTGTTGTGGTTGTGTTGGCGGGGACATTGCTTGGGAGCTTCTGGACAGGCAAGATTTCAAAGCCGGTGCAAAGCTTAGCCTCTGCTGCACATCAAGTAGCTAACGGCAATTACCGCGCTGTCCCGCGTCTGGCGGGGGACGACGAGATTGCCGAGCTTTCGCATGCGCTCTATGCCATGGCCTTGCAGCTGCAGGCGGGCGAAGAGGCGCAGCGCGAGTTTGTGCAAAACGCCAGCCACGAACTAAAAACACCCCTGATGAACATTCAGGGGTATGCCGAGGCGCTAAAGGACGGCATCTACAGCGGAGACGAAGCGGCCAAGTGCCTAGACGTCATCGCGCGCGAAACAGTGAGGATGCAGAAGCTTGTCAACGACATGATCTATCTTTCTACCATTACCTCGCGCCCGGAGCGGTTAGTAAAAGAAGACGTGCGTCTCTGCGACTTGTTTGGCGCGGCCGAGGAATCGACGCGTGGCATTGTGGTTGAGGCAGGGCGCGAGCTTTTGGTAACCGAACCGCCCGATATTGTGCTCGCCGGAGACTTCGACAAGCTAGTGCGCGCGCTGACGAACCTTATAGCCAACGCTACTCGCTACGCGCGGCAAAGAATTGAGCTCTCCGCGGGTGTAAAAGGCAGTGCGGTGACTATCACTGTGCGTGATGACGGCCCCGGCATAGACCCCGCGCTAGGGGAGCAGGCTTTCGAGCGCTTTAGTCGCGGCGAAGGCGGGCAGACAGGGCTCGGATTAGCGATTGTCAAGGCCATCGTCGTTAGCCACAGCGGCACTATCACGGTAACCAACGACCACGGCGCCGTGTTCACAATCACCCTGCGGGTGTGA